One Natator depressus isolate rNatDep1 chromosome 13, rNatDep2.hap1, whole genome shotgun sequence genomic region harbors:
- the SPATA2 gene encoding spermatogenesis-associated protein 2 has product MDTKYKDDLFKKYVQFHESKLNASDSKQRPVNDEYLRVAASALLCLPKIDPFYRFRLIKFYDMAENSLRSLKSSNLRSLHSAFAMLEIVGINLFLYPWKKEFKTIKTYTGPFVYYIKSTLPEEDVRQILNYMGYVQELGTMYKLKELVDDFQVKMVSFELFLAKIECEQLLEIHLQVKDKGYSELDVVNERKNSNEDVRGCSEAMKRRTECKENLNTSMARMVLQKSASERASKDYFKPKVSKPSKSVDTYDSYWENKKPPLMTSLSLRKEPILVDTEDDIKDEIIRPSPSLLTMSSSPHGCSDEFLPISSHPNGMLRTNVPYNSYFSAQEDLDLYTDPDSRSMLNFKRQEASKPDVWLIRNDVNPIYHKRTHLAKETTSLKCQNCGITCGTSVCQKCENLLIYRQEYPAVKQSSYSSKTIPNDGLSPGSALREKSQYALQTQSQERAAQLSSKSKPSGTLRCGFCNRSGAANTCTFCSKVSCDACLNAYFYDPCCRKSELHRFMPNNQLNYKSTQLPHLVYR; this is encoded by the exons ATGGATACGAAATATAAAGACGATTTATTTAAGAAGTATGTACAGTTCCATGAATCCAAATTGAATGCTTCTGACAGCAAACAGCGCCCTGTTAATGATGAATATCTGCGAGTGGCAGCATCAGCCTTACTCTGCCTTCCCAAGATTGATCCCTTTTATAGATTCCGGTTGATTAAATTTTATGATATGGCTGAAAATTCCCTAAGATCCCTGAAATCCTCAAATTTACGTTCTCTCCATAGTGCATTCGCTATGCTGGAGATAGTAGGAATTAATCTCTTTCTTTACCCTTGGAAGAAGGAATTCAAAACTATAAAG ACCTACACGGGACCTTTTGTTTATTATATAAAGTCCACACTACCTGAGGAGGATGTAAGACAGATTCTGAACTACATGGGGTATGTCCAAGAGCTGGGAACCATGTATAAGCTCAAAGAGCTGGTTGATGACTTCCAAGTGAAAATGGTTTCATTTGAACTCTTTTTGGCAAAAATAGAGTGTGAACAACTGCTTGAAATTCACTTGCAAGTGAAAGATAAAGGTTATTCGGAGCTTGATGTTGTAAATGAGCGAAAAAATAGCAATGAAGATGTTAGAGGCTGCTCAGAAGCTATGAAACGGCGCACAGAATGCAAAGAAAACTTGAACACTTCTATGGCACGCATGGTTCTTCAGAAATCTGCTAGTGAAAGAGCCTCTAAAGATTACTTCAAGCCAAAAGTAAGCAAGCCTTCTAAATCTGTGGATACATATGACAGCTATTGGGAAAACAAGAAACCACCATTGATGACTTCATTGAGTCTCAGAAAAGAACCAATTTTGGTTGATACAGAAGATGACATTAAAGATGAAATAATACGTCCATCACCATCTCTTCTTACTATGTCAAGCTCTCCACATGGGTGTTCAGATGAATTTTTGCCAATTTCATCCCATCCCAATGGCATGTTAAGAACAAATGTCCCCTACAACTCCTATTTTTCTGCTCAAGAAGACTTAGACTTATATACTGATCCTGATTCTAGAAGTATGTTAAACTTTAAAAGACAAGAAGCTAGTAAACCTGATGTATGGCTAATAAGAAATGATGTCAATCCCATTTACCACAAACGTACGCATCTAGCCAAAGAGACAACTTCCCTCAAGTGCCAGAATTGTGGCATAACTTGTGGCACTTCTGTTTGCCAAAAGTGTGAAAATCTGCTCATCTATAGGCAGGAATATCCAGCAGTGAAACAGAGCAGTTATTCAAGCAAAACAATTCCAAATGATGGCTTGTCTCCTGGCTCTGCTTTAAGAGAGAAATCTCAGTACGCATTACAGACTCAGAGTCAAGAAAGAGCTGCTCAACTCAGTTCAAAATCCAAGCCTTCAGGCACCCTGCGCTGTGGCTTCTGTAACCGATCTGGAGCTGCAAACACATGCACGTTCTGTTCAAAAGTCTCATGTGATGCTTGCCTCAATGCTTACTTTTATGATCCCTGCTGTAGAAAGAGTGAGCTACACAGATTCATGCCTAACAATCAATTAAACTATAAATCAACCCAGCTGCCCCACCTTGTTTATAGATAA